The Pseudomonadota bacterium genomic sequence TTGCTCCTATGATAGGAATGGGGATGGGATCTTGCCTGTATAAAAAGGGTGTTTTATATAGATAAGCAAGGAGTAAAATTAATTCCGTTAAAATAGAAGATATTGCGCAAAAAGCCGCTAAATTATTATAAAGCTGCCTTTTTTGGGAAGGGAAAGCCAAAAATAAAATACCTGTGGAAACAATTATAAGATTTGCTGCTATAACAGGTGGCATATCACCCAATAAAAAATTCTGATAAATAAAAATCAAATATTTAGCATCAAGTCTTATGCCTGAGAAAAAACTAATAATTATAACAAGAAATGCACATGTTACAATAATAATTTGTTTCAAACGGTTTTCAGGATTTTTTAAATGAAATATATAAGAAATACTGAGTATGCAAAGACATAAGGTGGTGATAGGACAAGGTTTGTAATTTTGACTTATAATAGTGAGCCTTGCAGATTCCAAAATCCATCCGGCAAATGACAGAATACTGATTGATGCTGTTATAAACAGACACCATATCGAGAACTTTCTCAAAAAAGCTTCCGTATGCTTTTCGCTGGCCATAGCTCTCCTGTTTTCTTATTGCATTTATATATAAAAGCACACTAAAACAGAATACAAAAGGCAATACTTTAAATATCTATTGAAAACAACTAATTATGAATTATATATATAAATAAAGATTATATTAACTTGTAAATAGCAGGATGAATATACTATATAATATGAAATAAACTGTTAATCTAATATCGGTAGTTTAAGCTTGCTACAATATTATTTCAATATATGATTTTATTCAAGGTTATTCTTGTTTTACTATATATTTTATGGTTAATCCCTGGACAATGATAGAAAACACAACAACGATATAAGTCATTGTAATAATAGCATCTCTTGCGTATCCCAACGGCAATGACAGTGCAAGCGCAACGGATATTCCGCCGCGCAAACCTCCCCAAGTCATTATTTGCATTGATCTTAGGTTGATTCTCTTTCTGGCAGGCATAAAAAACTGGGGTATTCCTATGGATAGAAAACGTGCACAAAGTACTACTGGTATGGCTATGAACCCGGCAATAAAGTATCTGCCTGTAAGCGCTATTACAAGAAGTTCTATTCCGATCAAAACAAAAAGCACAGCGTTGAGTATTTCATCTATAAGCTCCCAGAATGTATCGAGGTTCCCACGGGTTTTTTCAGACATCGCTAGTTGTCTGCCATGATTGCCTATCAAAAGACCGGCAATAACTATAGCTATAGGACCTGAGAAATGAATGGCAGTTGCCAGTGCATAGCAACCCATCACCAGAGCAAGGGTAATAAGAATTTCTGTCTGATAATTGTCTATAGTTTTTAAAAAATAGTATGCTATCAAACCTGTTATAACTCCTAAGCCAACACCCCCTAATGTTTCTTTGCAAAAGAAAAGTAGTATTTGTGAAGGTGAAACATCCGCTTCGGTATCTATTAATTTCAACAGGGTAATAAATATTACAACCCCCACACCATCATTAAACAACGATTCACCGGTAATTTTTATTTCCAGGTTTTTTGCAACTCCTGCCTTTTTAAGTATTCCCAGCACTGCAATAGGATCAGTAGGAGAAATAAGGGCACCAAAAAGCAGGCAGTATATTAGATTGAGATTAATTCCCAGCCAGCCCAAGAACAGGAAAGCAGAATAACCGACCATTAAAGTTGAAAGCATAACCCCGATAGTTGAAAATACAAGTATTTGCCATTTTTGCTTTAGAAGCTCATTCAGATCAACATGGAGAGCGCCGGCAAAAAGAAGAAAGCTTAGCATGCCCACCATTAGTGATTTATTGAAATCAACTTTGCGTATAATATCAAGCCATATCATTTCAAGGCCATGTCCTGTCTGCCCGAGATGTCCCAGTATTACCATGCAAAGAGACATAATTATGGATATGAACATCAAGCCTATAGTTGTTGGGAGCTTGATATATCGGTAATTAATATAAGCAAACAAGGCTGCAAGTGTAACAAGCACGGCAATTATATTGAACAAACCCATTTATTCCACCTTAGTTTTGAGAAAAAATATAGCAGTAGTAATAAGCAAAACGAAATCACTTGACCTGTATAGCATATATATCCCCAAGTTTGCTTTTTAGCAAATAAATCTTATAGATGTATTGCCGTTTTTGAAACATCGAAATATTATAGGTCAAAATACAATATGCAAAATATGAATAATATTTTCTGGTTAAGATTGCTTTAGGGTGGTATTGTAAAGCTGTTTTCTTTTGTAATGGGAATAATTCATACAGGGATACAGAGTGAAAACTTGGAATAATTTTTGTTTTGGGTTATATAATATATCAACTTCATGTCATTTAACTAAAAATAATATTAATCAAAAAGGGAATTGGGTCATGAAACAACCTGAACCTGTTAAAAGCTTTACTGATATTGAAATGCAATTCCGTTTATTACTCGAAACCTCTTTTGACGGTGTCATTATAGTACTGCCTGACGGCTTAATAGCTGTTGCAAATCCCATTGCTTGTGACATGTTTGGATATGCTGAAAAAAATTTATGCCACATAGCTAGTAATAAATTGTTCGATCCTGATGATCCAAGAGTACCAATATTACTGGCAGAACAAACTCGAACCGGAAAAGCCAGGGGCGAATTGTTTCTACATAAAGAAGATGGTAGTAAATTTCCAGCAGAATTATCAGCTATGGAATGTTATAATAGCCCTGCTGATAAGTTAACGGTTTTGACTATACGAGACCTTACCGAATACAAGCGTATTGAAGAAGTATTAAAAAACGCTAACCAGAAGATTTCTACCGTTTTGGCCAGTATCACCGATATTTATTTTACCTGGGATAAGAAAGGCCGTTTTACCGACCTTAATCAGCAAGCGGAAATAGTTATGGGAAAGACAAGGGAAGAAGTTATCGGTAAAACATTGGCTGAGCTATTCCTTAAAACTAAGAAAGAATATATGCAGAATTACTGGACTGCCATGGCAAGTAATATCCCTATGTTCTTTGATGCTCTTTTCCTTTTCGGCAGATGGTTTGAGGCTCATGCTTATCCTTCGGAAGAAGGGCTATCAGTTTATTTTAAAGACATCAGTAAACGTAAACGGGCAGAAAGAAAATTAACATTAAAAACCGAAAGCCTCGAAGAAGTTAATGCGGCTTTGAAGGTTTTATTGCGGCAACTTGAAGAAAGCAAAGGAGATATTGAAGGAAAGATTCTATCAAATGTCAGAGAACTTGTTTTGCCTAACGTTGATAACTTAAAGAATACTAACCTGTCTTCCCGTCAACTCTCTGTTTTAAACATCATTGAATCAAATCTTAATAATATTATTTCGTCATTCTTACCTTTGTTGAAACTTAAGCACCATAATCTTACTCCCAGAGAAATCGAAATAGCTACCCTCGTAAAAGAAGGAAGATCAATTAAAGATATTGCTGAATTGCTAAGTATCGGTATCAGTACCGTGCAATTTCACAGAAACAGCCTCAGGAAAAAATTCGGTTTGAAAGACAGAGATGCAAACCTTCGATCCTACCTGTTAAGCCTTCATTAACAATAGTATTAGCCTATAGTTTTACTGTTATTATATTGGAGTTGTATTTAATAATAATCCTGTTAATATCTTCAACAGTTCTTGTTATCTTATGTAAATGCTCTGATTTTAAAGCAATTTTATGCTGGGATGATTTTAACTAAATCAAATAATTCAGTAATAACATCTCAGATGCTTAACGCTATTCTATGTATCTAAAATTTTAATCTTTACCATTAAAAGTACAATAAATACATGATCAACCATCAGTATATCTTAAAACAAGGAACACATTTGTCTATTCCTCGTTGATCATAAAACGGTCTTTTTTAAAAATACCTTAAAAAATTATTAAGCGTTAGCTTACCTATGTTCTCAGCAACTATAAATTAAAATCATGTTTACAGAAAAAGGAGTTTTCCGGCATTAAACAGCCCTTTTGTTGTTTGATGTCTTGCCTGACAGCGCCTGGTAAATGTTGTTGCCTCCAAAAGGGCTGTTTAATGCCGGAAATAAAAGATAATTATAACAACTACAAAGTCGGAGGGAGGAATGAAGAAAATGAAACACTTGAGAATTATAAAGTATTTTGGATTATCATTGTGCTCATTGTTTATTCTGTTTTTGTGTGGCGGTATTATTCAGGCAATGGATTTGCCAAAGGTAATTGATAAGACCAACTGTAGTCAATACAAAGATTTTTTCATTCCCGCTATGTACAGTGCGATTGAAAGAGGCGACTTTGTCATTACACCGGGTAAAATAAACTTTGACTATAAACTCCCTGACAGTTTTCTCGCAGCGAGCGCAAAGAATGCGGGAAAATTTGACATAAATCCTGAAGGCGATTTGATCGATAAACATACCGGAAAATACCCGGAAAATATATACGGTTATCCTTTTCCCAACATTGATTTCAAAGATCCCAAGGCGGGAAGCAAGATTATATTGAACTTTGATTATCAGATATATCGCTTAATGGGTATAAGGCTGCGTAGACCTCTAATATGGATAAATAAATCAGGAGAGGAACGTTATATAGAAGGTTTAGATCAACGACTTTATATGGTAGGCAGGCCGCCGGGTCAGGAAATAACCAAGAATCCTGAAAATGTTCAGATGTATGAATTTCAAAGAGTTTTGGAGCCGATGAGTGTAAAAGGAACCAATACATTGGCCTGCATTTATATAGACCCAAGGGAAGATAGCAATCATGCTTATATTCCTGCCATTCGCAGGATTCGGCAAACCGGCGGAACGATGAGGTCTGACCCCTATATGGGTTCTGATGCATGGCTGGATATGAATTACGGGTGGAGTGGCAAAGATCGTTCCATGAAATGGAAGTATATAGGAGAGAAGACAATACTTGTTCCTTTTACCAGCCCCAATATGATTCCTGTACAGGAATTGCCGGATGGAAGGGTTACTGTAAAATATCCTTACACAGGTAGGTGTTTCAAATTAAATTACGAAATTCCGGGATGGAAGGGTGCTGCTTGGGCACCTGCGCCTGGAGTTATAACCTATGTTCCCAGAAAGGTGTGGATTGTGGAACAGATGCCTAAAGATCCATATTATAATTGGGGGTTGCACGTAAATTATATTGACCAGGAGACTTATACTATCTGGTATAAGGAGGTATATACTAAATCCGGCGAATTCAGGACATGGGTACTTACTTTCTTGCATTATAGTGAGACTCCGACCGGTAAAAATAATACAGGGGATTGTGATGGTCAGCTCTATATAGATGAACTATCTCATCATGCTACTATGATAGCTAGCGCCCCTCATCCTGAAGCCTTTTTATATATGCCGGTTTCAAAACTGGACCCCAGCTATTTTACCGTGTCTAATTTCTTGTTGTTGTCTAAATAAAATACCTTTCTTACTATAGGTCGGGGCTTTATGGCCCCGGCCTGATTACAAGTCCATCATCTTTGATTTTAAAAAGATAATAACTGCCTCCCCCCTTGCTTGAAAGGAGTAATAAATATGGCAACAAAGAAAAATAAAGAGAAGGAGAATAAAAACGCATCCCGCAGAGAGTTTTTGAAAAATGCGGGGCTTTTTACCGGTGGCATAGCAGGCACTATGGGCATGGCCAATTTTGCCGGTGCTGCCACAGCCGGTAAAGATACGGCAAAAGAAGTCCCGATTCCGGGAAAGATTGTCTCGGTACCCGACCCGTTTTA encodes the following:
- a CDS encoding sodium:proton antiporter; this translates as MGLFNIIAVLVTLAALFAYINYRYIKLPTTIGLMFISIIMSLCMVILGHLGQTGHGLEMIWLDIIRKVDFNKSLMVGMLSFLLFAGALHVDLNELLKQKWQILVFSTIGVMLSTLMVGYSAFLFLGWLGINLNLIYCLLFGALISPTDPIAVLGILKKAGVAKNLEIKITGESLFNDGVGVVIFITLLKLIDTEADVSPSQILLFFCKETLGGVGLGVITGLIAYYFLKTIDNYQTEILITLALVMGCYALATAIHFSGPIAIVIAGLLIGNHGRQLAMSEKTRGNLDTFWELIDEILNAVLFVLIGIELLVIALTGRYFIAGFIAIPVVLCARFLSIGIPQFFMPARKRINLRSMQIMTWGGLRGGISVALALSLPLGYARDAIITMTYIVVVFSIIVQGLTIKYIVKQE
- a CDS encoding PAS domain S-box protein, which encodes MKQPEPVKSFTDIEMQFRLLLETSFDGVIIVLPDGLIAVANPIACDMFGYAEKNLCHIASNKLFDPDDPRVPILLAEQTRTGKARGELFLHKEDGSKFPAELSAMECYNSPADKLTVLTIRDLTEYKRIEEVLKNANQKISTVLASITDIYFTWDKKGRFTDLNQQAEIVMGKTREEVIGKTLAELFLKTKKEYMQNYWTAMASNIPMFFDALFLFGRWFEAHAYPSEEGLSVYFKDISKRKRAERKLTLKTESLEEVNAALKVLLRQLEESKGDIEGKILSNVRELVLPNVDNLKNTNLSSRQLSVLNIIESNLNNIISSFLPLLKLKHHNLTPREIEIATLVKEGRSIKDIAELLSIGISTVQFHRNSLRKKFGLKDRDANLRSYLLSLH
- a CDS encoding DUF1329 domain-containing protein codes for the protein MKKMKHLRIIKYFGLSLCSLFILFLCGGIIQAMDLPKVIDKTNCSQYKDFFIPAMYSAIERGDFVITPGKINFDYKLPDSFLAASAKNAGKFDINPEGDLIDKHTGKYPENIYGYPFPNIDFKDPKAGSKIILNFDYQIYRLMGIRLRRPLIWINKSGEERYIEGLDQRLYMVGRPPGQEITKNPENVQMYEFQRVLEPMSVKGTNTLACIYIDPREDSNHAYIPAIRRIRQTGGTMRSDPYMGSDAWLDMNYGWSGKDRSMKWKYIGEKTILVPFTSPNMIPVQELPDGRVTVKYPYTGRCFKLNYEIPGWKGAAWAPAPGVITYVPRKVWIVEQMPKDPYYNWGLHVNYIDQETYTIWYKEVYTKSGEFRTWVLTFLHYSETPTGKNNTGDCDGQLYIDELSHHATMIASAPHPEAFLYMPVSKLDPSYFTVSNFLLLSK